In Fusarium oxysporum Fo47 chromosome IX, complete sequence, the following proteins share a genomic window:
- a CDS encoding PAXNEB protein-domain-containing protein, producing the protein MSFRKRNVVIGAAGSSSPIIRQEKSLAPGTRPSPLDGRLTTSTGTQSLDQLLSGHAGMPMGTSLLVEETGTTDFGGVLLRYYAAEGLAQGHQVHLLGFGDAWRRELPGLGSPDGSKKSSKPTSLSDEKMKIAWRYETLGQRNVPVRDAQAPTTPGQTPSTFCHGFDLTKRLENSAIKGQLHTTPVEGPMASPTNTPFHKFIADVTSKIKNSPPSTVHRIVVPSLLSPTLYNSAASQPKEVLKFLHALRALLRQYSTQVTAFVTIPVTLFPRSTGLTRWMELLSDGVLELIPLQHQAPVVREPGNEDKGQGLLRAHSLPVFHEKGGGLEGTWNRENLSFKLSSSSGLVITPFSLPPIGDEEEPNTMASLGPAPVRISKIAGRYLIFDSEAAAFLRRNENINGTLAGTAPQQPTQNIFLGLPIELRPEEAEALLHKNVAYLVDDVAAHHHVLQNHNAEARKLYLDSLRTRKQTAQQVIAEKNAKRVAEGALKRGKSRRVPPSNADDDTITSETKPAVHQQESALKSLGVTPTSSGSLISSEAERTYQATNPTQGPLCGFLLTSGHYTTPGLRFGAKYSVYPGDPLRFHAHFMANQYEWEEDIPVLDIVAGGRLATAVKKAYLIGAQQPLANGSRDDQEMRTFSIEWAAM; encoded by the exons atgtCTTTTCGCAAGCGTAATGTCGTCATTGGAGCTGCCGGGTCTTCATCTCCCATCATTCGACAAGAGAAGTCTCTTGCACCCGGAACAAGACCATCTCCATTAGATGGACGTTTGACAACCTCCACAGGCACGCAGTCTTTGGATCAGCTCTTGTCAGGTCATGCTGGAATGCCAATGGGCACTTCCTTGCTCGTTGAAGAGACAGGAACTACGGACTTTGGAGGAGTACTTTTACGATACTATGCCGCCGAAGGACTTGCCCAAGGACATCAAGTTCACCTCTTGGGATTTGGCGatgcttggagaagagagcTTCCTGGTCTTGGCAGTCCTGATGGCTCTAAGAAGAGCAGCAAGCCAACCTCATTATCAGATgaaaagatgaagattgCTTGGCGCTACGAGACACTCGGACAGCGCAATGTTCCAGTCAGAG ATGCCCAAGCACCAACAACTCCCGGACAGACACCGAGCACGTTTTGTCATGGCTTCGACCTGACCAAACGTCTTGAAAACAGTGCCATCAAGGGTCAGCTTCACACAACCCCAGTGGAAGGTCCCATGGCATCTCCAACAAACACGCCTTTCCACAAGTTCATTGCCGATGTGACCTCCAAAATCAAGAACTCGCCACCTTCTACAGTTCATCGAATCGTGGTACCCAGCCTCCTCTCGCCTACACTGTATAATTCTGCTGCCAGTCAACCCAAAGAGGTCCTCAAGTTCCTCCATGCTTTGAGAGCACTCCTTCGACAGTACTCAACCCAGGTCACGGCATTTGTGACTATTCCAGTTACTTTGTTCCCTCGCTCTACGGGACTAACGCGGTGGATGGAGTTACTATCCGATGGAGTTCTCGAGTTGATTCCTctgcaacaccaagctcCAGTTGTGCGGGAGCCCGGCAACGAAGACAAGGGCCAAGGACTACTACGTGCTCATAGCTTACCCGTGTTCCACGAAAAGGGAGGCGGTCTGGAAGGTACCTGGAACAGGGAAAACTTATCTTTCAAGCTGAGCAGTTCCAGTGGGTTGGTAATTACACCCTTTAGTCTACCACCGATtggagacgaggaagagccAA ATACCATGGCTTCTCTAGGCCCAGCCCCTGTTCGGATATCCAAGATCGCTGGGCGATATCTCATCTTTGATTCTGAAGCAGCTGCGTTCTTGCGTCGGAATGAGAATATCAACGGTACTCTAGCCGGAACGGCGCCTCAGCAACCGACTCAGAATATCTTTCTCGGTCTTCCAATTGAACTCCGGCCGGAGGAGGCTGAAGCGTTATTGCATAAGAATGTGGCTTATCTTGTAGACGACGTAGCTGCCCACCACCATGTTCTCCAGAATCACAACGCCGAGGCGAGGAAGTTATACCTCGACTCGCTTAGGACAAGAAAGCAGACAGCACAACAGGTTATTGCTGAAAAGAATGCCAAGAGGGTTGCTGAAGGAGCATTGAAGCGTGGGAAATCCCGCCGTGTGCCTCCTAGCAATGCAGACGACGACACCATCACTAGTGAAACTAAGCCCGCCGTACATCAGCAGGAATCTGCCCTCAAATCCCTGGGCGTCACCCCAACATCCAGTGGGTCGCTGATTTCTTCAGAAGCTGAACGGACATACCAGGCCACTAACCCTACGCAAGGCCCTTTGTGTGGCTTTCTACTTACTTCTGGTCACTACACGACTCCCGGTCTTCGCTTTGGTGCCAAGTATAGTGTTTACCCAGGCGATCCCTTGAGGTTTCATGCCCATTTCATGGCAAACCAGTATGAATGGGAAGAAGATATTCCCGTCTTGGATATCGTAGCAGGAGGCCGTCTCGCCACAGCTGTGAAGAAGGCGTATCTGATAGGGGCACAACAGCCACTAGCGAATGGATCACGGGATGACCAAGAGATGAGAACCTTTAGTATCGAATGGGCTGCAATGTAA
- a CDS encoding NUDIX hydrolase domain-like protein, producing MAKTSIDLIDEVDMFPYAETDPDAFTKMNAGLYTLVWRDSQGTYPIGYILDRVARELHEVPEEVRGKMECDDEKKTIVLFQEPTEEQRTRRAATLADYWRKNGTFPLLRRWRDELWPVYGRSGELLFSMERAAIGLLGTVRYGVHMIAYVKDETAPHGIRLWVPTRARNKATFPGMLDNTVAGGLMTGEDPFECVIREADEEASLPDDIVRKSAKFVGNVTYIYITDEGQVGEGGFIYPECQWLYDLELPNDVIPQPKDGEAEKFDLCDVNQVKADLAEGRFKSNCALVTLDFFIRHGILTDRNEPEIEQIKWRVRRDIPFPGPHQSSQRRDRVFDFENHWRQHGGFRMGIINVA from the exons ATGGCCAAAACAAGCATCGATCTCATCGACGAAGTCGACAT GTTCCCGTATGCCGAGACTGATCCCGACGCTTTCACCAAGATGAATGCCGGGCTCTATACTCTGGTATGGAGAGATAGCCAAGGCACATACCCTATTGGGTACATCCTAGACCGTGTGGCCAGAGAGCTACATGAGGTCCCTGAAGAGGTCAGGGGAAAAATGGAATGcgacgatgagaagaaaacTATTGTGCTCTTTCAGGAACCTACGGAGGAACAACGTACTCGTCGCGCGGCGACCCTGGCCGACTATTGGCGGAAGAATGGGACATTCCCTCTTCTCCGTCGCTGGCGTGACGAACTCTGGCCTGTATACGGACGTAGTGGCGAGCTATTGTTCAGCATGGAACGAGCTGCGATAGGCTTGCTTGGCACGGTGCGTTACGGCGTTCACATGATTGCGTATGTCAAGGACGAGACTGCACCTCATGGCATTCGCCTCTGGGTCCCTACGCGTGCTCGGAACAAGGCAACCTTTCCCGGCATGCTCGACAATACCGTGGCAGGTGGTTTAATGACAGGAGAGGACCCCTTCGAATGCGTCATTCGcgaggctgatgaggaagccAGTCTTCCTGATGATATTGTTCGCAAGAGTGCCAAGTTCGTCGGCAACGTCACATACATCTACATCACGGACGAGGGACAGGTTGGCGAAGGCGGCTTTATTTATCCTGAGTGCCAATGGTTATACGATCTCGAGCTTCCCAACGATGTGATCCCTCAACCCAAAGATGGCGAGGCGGAGAAATTTGACCTCTGCGACGTTAATCAAGTCAAGGCGGATCTCGCTGAGGGTCGATTCAAGTCCAATTGTGCCCTCGTCACCCTCGACTTTTTCATTCGTCATGGAATTCTCACTGACAGAAACGAGCCCGAGATTGAGCAGATCAAGTGGAGAGTGCGCCGCGACATTCCTTTCCCAGGTCCGCATCAAA GCTCACAGAGACGAGACAGAGTCTTCGACTTTGAGAATCATTGGAGGCAACACGGCGGTTTTCGCATGGGTATCATTAATGTGGCCTAG
- a CDS encoding uncharacterized protein (of unknown function-domain containing protein): MSSPLFGIVPAGQPLITEPSSTPSPTSLLYALPTTKHFSHIVVFMLPGISLPPNTAAAIYLATAADVAAAAQSGGTPNFRFLGGIGPGKESAMFKVSGGGEANDLVIGVSVESEESVGQRLQELAATKSGNSSGGQPSTAILAQRIIQNAFNFLSSFSGTAGPGGVEVVPLKAFENWWRKFESRVRADPSFLEKQSD; the protein is encoded by the coding sequence ATGTCAAGCCCACTCTTTGGCATCGTCCCTGCGGGCCAACCACTCATCACAGAACCTTCTTCAACCCCCTCTCCAACCTCACTACTCTACGCTCTCCCCACCACAAAACACTTCTCACATATTGTTGTCTTTATGCTACCAGGCATAAGTCTCCCACCGAACACTGCCGCAGCAATCTACCTAGCAACAGCCGCCGATgtcgcagcagcagctcagTCAGGCGGCACACCCAACTTCCGCTTCCTTGGAGGTATAGGCCCTGGAAAGGAGAGCGCGATGTTCAAGGTCAGCGGTGGAGGAGAGGCCAACGATTTAGTCATTGGTGTATCAGTGGAGTCAGAAGAGTCTGTTGGCCAGCGCTTGCAAGAGCTCGCTGCCACTAAGTCTGGCAACTCATCAGGCGGCCAGCCCAGTACGGCTATACTCGCACAACGCATCATCCAAAACGCATTCAACTTTCTATCAAGCTTTAGCGGTACAGCAGGAcctggtggtgttgaggttgtGCCGCTCAAAGCCTTTGAAAACTGGTGGCGCAAGTTTGAATCAAGAGTTCGGGCAGATCCTAGTTTCCTGGAGAAGCAGTCAGATTAG
- a CDS encoding nucleoside phosphatase family-domain-containing protein, translating to MQDSFIARIKWHTQSSLCLPSSEPSGSGDGGKPVQIFTRMREKTREWHKLRRAGGKVQNLRAQYLAEQAKIQGTVSPPITILRPAMELQRLPPVPAELPGDNTDIYSRERLERSQSAHQHEAPGSRPVPVTDDSHPPGESGKFILVSDPVLDNAKGSGHQHRDTPHAQRNGAVEYERDLKILLDESCVPQPLIGPSHVVQDDIKILRLETRIQTIRRNCEQLTEIRTELEQQILVAKEFAFKLYCQTHEWECWSPILQDPVPLLQVLKGLQTTMLWLQARIQWYERKHPGLREQYNTHTGFQNKTSDVNISFKIDCGHGMPFGPSNETVRIHPISQHHETSHNVRNSSSNADCGILIKKNIRDDQISYANSYLICSVFIVAVAPVRTEQPQSSTLMAQYGVILDAGSSGTRVYIYKWKNHAKAAKDASTAELKSLPKIKLKENKKIHPGVSSFAEKPAQIGPDHLQQLIDIALDEVPDSKISETPVYLMATAGMRLLPKPQQSALLKSMCTYLQSNTNFILPDCDAHIQVISGETEGLYGWIAANYLLGGFDHPEEHDHGKNHHTYGFLDMGGASAQIAFAPNATESAKHADDLKMVRMRTLDGSPSEYKVFTATWLGFGANQARSRYVERLQEHYNTDSTHELPDPCMPNGLRTTLDGELVESKSDKTVLIGTGKFDECLTVTYPLLGKDKPCEDQPCLVNGQHVPGIDFDINHFVGVSEYWHTTHGVFGGKHKAYDLATYQNNVMEFCSRDWSDIEGDLDKRKKSPEKKAAEARLACFKASWLINMLYDGIGIPRVGLEGGAANDTIKDDGEKSFNDPFRPVDTIDGIELSWTLGKMVLYAAGQVPPSGSELPVGFGSNVDKGIAKDFEHAGSSPIAPHTGDEDDDDDLEDLLKKPGKSTGGLVAFVLIILLAAYLLRKPERRRKIFSMVSRRKRSGKPGRGSSLVHKLFGRNSGPSYERVLEEGDFSDFELGDVDSDEHDHSDSSSNGSRKGRTSGLATPSISAGRADELTRPPSAMDRAGLVVRTESRERLSPSLLSAGRKSRNGSPTRAKSPFMSPVRED from the exons ATGCAAGACAGCTTCATCGCTAGAATTAAATGGCATACCCAATCGTCACTGTGTTTGCCGTCATCTGAGCCATCAGGCTCGGGAGATGGCGGGAAACCTGTGCAAATATTCACGCGCATGAGGGAGAAAACCAGGGAATGGCACAAGCTGAGAAGGGCTGGGGGTAAAGTTCAGAATCTACGAGCACAATATCTCGCTGAACAAGCCAAAATCCAAGGTACGGTGTCGCCTCCGATCACCATATTACGTCCCGCCATGGAACTGCAACGGCTTCCACCTGTACCAGCGGAGCTACCAGGTGACAACACAGATATATATTCCCGGGAGAGACTTGAGCGAAGTCAGTCAGCGCACCAGCATGAAGCCCCTGGTTCTCGTCCAGTTCCCGTCACTGATGACTCTCATCCACCCGGGGAGAGCGGCAAATTCATTCTTGTTTCTGACCCTGTGCTCGATAATGCGAAGGGCTCTGGTCACCAACACAGAGACACGCCTCATGCACAGAGAAATGGAGCTGTTGAATATGAGCGGGATCTCAAGATACTATTGGATGAATCTTGTGTTCCTCAGCCTCTGATAGGTCCAAGTCATGTCGTCCAAGATGATATTAAAATTCTTCGTCTCGAGACACGCATACAGACGATCCGGAGAAATTGCGAACAGCTAACGGAAATCAGAACGGAGCTAGAGCAGCAAATACTCGTAGCGAAAGAGTTTGCCTTCAAGCTGTACTGCCAAACACATGAATGGGAGTGCTGGAGTCCAATTCTACAAGATCCTGTTCCCCTGCTGCAGGTATTAAAGGGACTTCAGACGACCATGCTGTGGCTGCAAGCCCGCATTCAGTGGTATGAGAGAAAGCACCCTGGGCTTCGTGAGCAGTACAACACGCATACGGGATTTCAGAACAAGACTTCTGAT gtaaatatttcttttaaaATAGATTGTGGTCATGGGATGCCATTCGGTCCATCAAACGAGACTGTAA GGATCCACCCCATATCGCAACATCACGAAACGTCGCATAACGTTAGAAACAGCTCGTCCAACGCCGATTGCGGTATActtatcaagaagaacattCGCGACGATCAAATAAGCTACGCCAACTCATATCTAATTTGCTCCGTCTTTATCGTCGCTGTTGCACCTGTCAGAACTGAACAACCTCAATCTTCTACCCTAATGG CACAATATGGCGTCATTCTTGACGCTGGTTCCTCAGGAACTCGAGTATACATCTACAAGTGGAAGAATCACGCCAAAGCTGCCAAAGATGCGTCGACTGCCGAGCTCAAGTCTCTCCCCAagatcaagctcaaggaaaACAAGAAGATCCATCCTGGAGTTTCGAGTTTTGCAGAGAAGCCTGCGCAAATCGGTCCCGATCATCTGCAGCAGCTGATCGATATCGCTCTCGACGAAGTCCCCGACAGCAAGATTTCCGAGACCCCCGTTTACCTCATGGCAACTGCCGGCATGCGATTGCTACCAAAGCCTCAGCAGTCGGCACTCCTCAAATCAATGTGCACATACTTGCAGTCGAATACGAATTTCATTCTTCCGGATTGCGATGCCCATATTCAGGTTATCTCTGGCGAAACCGAGGGTCTGTACGGCTGGATAGCGGCGAATTATTTGCTGGGCGGCTTCGATCACCCTGAGGAGCACGACCATGGCAAGAATCATCACACCTACGGCTTCCTCGATATGGGTGGCGCATCTGCTCAGATTGCCTTTGCTCCAAATGCAACTGAATCCGCAAAGCATGCGGATgatttgaagatggtgcGCATGCGAACACTCGACGGATCACCATCCGAATACAAAGTGTTCACTGCAACTTGGCTCGGATTTGGTGCCAATCAGGCCCGCAGCCGTTATGTCGAACGTCTACAAGAACACTACAACACTGACTCTACCCACGAGCTGCCTGATCCCTGTATGCCTAATGGCTTGCGAACTACTCTAGACGGTGAACTTGTTGAATCAAAGTCGGATAAGACGGTTTTGATTGGTACAGGAAAGTTCGACGAATGTTTGACGGTGACCTATCCTCTACTGGGCAAAGACAAGCCATGCGAAGACCAGCCCTGCCTTGTCAACGGCCAGCATGTACCCGGCATCGACTTCGACATCAATCATTTCGTTGGTGTTTCGGAATACTGGCATACAACTCATGGTGTCTTTGGCGGAAAACACAAGGCTTACGATCTGGCGACATATCAGAACAATGTCATGGAATTCTGCAGTCGCGATTGGTCGGACATTGAGGGTGATCTTGATAAACGCAAGAAATCACCAGAAAAGAAGGCAGCCGAGGCCCGTTTGGCTTGTTTCAAGGCCTCATGGCTGATTAATATGCTCTACGACGGAATTGGCATCCCTCGTGTTGGTCTCGAAGGTGGTGCAGCCAACGACACCATTAaggatgatggtgagaagTCATTTAATGACCCTTTCCGGCCGGTGGACACAATCGATGGCATCGAATTAAGCTGGACTTTGGGTAAAATGGTCCTATACGCCGCCGGACAAGTTCCTCCATCCGGTTCCGAGCTGCCTGTCGGCTTTGGAAGCAATGTGGATAAGGGGATAGCGAAGGACTTTGAGCACGCCGGTTCTTCACCTATCGCTCCCCACACAGgggacgaggacgatgatgatgacctgGAAGATCTTCTGAAGAAGCCTGGAAAGTCAACCGGTGGACTCGTCGCATTTGTTCTGATAATTCTGTTGGCCGCCTATTTGCTCCGCAAGCCTGAGCGAAGAAGAAAGATATTCAGCATGGTTAGCCGGCGAAAGCGATCAGGGAAACCAGGCCGCGGCTCCTCTCTTGTCCACAAGCTCTTCGGACGAAACTCGGGGCCATCTTATGAGAGAGTGTTGGAGGAGGGTGACTTCTCTGATTTTGAGTTGGGCGATGTTGATTCGGATGAACACGATCATTCGGACAGCAGTAGTAATGGCTCGCGAAAGGGACGAACATCGGGTCTAGCAACACCTAGTATCTCTGCAGGCCGCGCGGACGAACTCACTCGCCCTCCGTCAGCAATGGATCGTGCCGGGCTTGTAGTGCGGACTGAAAGTCGAGAACGGCTATCGCCCTCACTGTTGAGTGCTGGCCGAAAAAGCCGCAACGGCAGCCCAACTCGTGCGAAGAGTCCATTCATGTCGCCTGTACGGGAAGATTGA